Proteins from a genomic interval of Sulfurimonas sp. HSL3-2:
- a CDS encoding SulP family inorganic anion transporter has product MFDIRKYNTSNIKNDILSGLVVAVALVPEAIAFAFIVDVSPIVGLYTAFILGLITAIIGGKPGMISGATGSVAVVLVGLTLESRSLLISQGLSGDALAFGVLQYITLAAVLAGLIQIGAGVFKLGKFIRLVPLPAIYGFVNGLAIVIAMAQFKFFEDQGYAMYILVGITMLIMYFLPKVTKAVPSGLIAIIGLTIVVYYLHIDTMLVGDMANLTEFKGQLPSFHIPDTILSFEAIKMVLPYAVIVAMVGLIESLLTLSVLDEMSETRGSANKECIALGTGNVTCGIFGGMPGCAMIGQSIINFTSGGLGRLSGVTAAIGLMVLVASLTDTLNIIPIAVLVGIMFMVSIGTFEWSSFSHLKHMPKEDAFVVVSVTLITVFFDLATAVIAGVIISALVFAWKHARIYAKVSFTDDGTKIYELDGPLFFGSSTSFMDIFDVENDSERVILEFKNARVMDSSGVEAINVITKKYEDTGKTLMLRHLSRDCKELLIKAGRHCTFVEANDDPTYKVAYNY; this is encoded by the coding sequence TTGTTTGATATAAGAAAATACAACACATCCAACATCAAAAACGATATCCTCTCAGGACTTGTTGTTGCTGTTGCTCTTGTCCCTGAAGCGATCGCATTTGCATTCATAGTCGATGTAAGCCCGATAGTAGGTCTTTATACCGCTTTTATACTTGGTCTTATCACTGCCATCATTGGCGGTAAACCGGGAATGATAAGTGGTGCTACGGGTTCTGTTGCAGTAGTACTTGTCGGTCTTACGCTAGAGTCACGTTCTTTGCTTATCTCTCAAGGACTCAGCGGTGATGCTTTAGCCTTTGGTGTCTTACAGTACATCACGCTTGCTGCCGTATTGGCAGGACTTATCCAGATAGGTGCAGGAGTGTTCAAACTTGGAAAATTCATCCGTCTGGTCCCGCTTCCAGCTATCTACGGATTTGTAAACGGTCTTGCTATCGTCATCGCTATGGCACAGTTCAAGTTCTTTGAAGATCAGGGGTATGCTATGTATATCCTTGTCGGTATCACGATGCTTATCATGTACTTTTTACCTAAAGTCACAAAAGCTGTACCATCAGGACTTATCGCAATCATCGGACTTACCATCGTTGTCTATTACCTGCATATAGATACGATGCTTGTCGGTGATATGGCAAATCTGACTGAATTTAAAGGTCAGCTTCCTTCGTTTCATATACCAGATACGATCCTAAGTTTTGAAGCAATCAAGATGGTTCTTCCATATGCCGTTATCGTAGCTATGGTAGGTCTTATCGAATCACTTCTGACTCTTTCGGTACTTGATGAGATGAGCGAGACAAGAGGAAGTGCGAACAAAGAGTGTATCGCTCTAGGAACAGGGAATGTTACGTGCGGGATCTTCGGCGGTATGCCAGGATGTGCGATGATCGGTCAGTCTATCATCAACTTCACTTCAGGCGGTCTTGGACGTCTTTCAGGTGTGACGGCAGCCATCGGGCTTATGGTGCTTGTCGCATCTCTTACAGACACGCTCAACATCATCCCTATCGCAGTACTTGTTGGGATCATGTTTATGGTCAGTATCGGGACATTTGAGTGGAGCAGTTTCTCTCATCTTAAACACATGCCAAAAGAGGATGCATTTGTCGTTGTATCCGTGACACTTATCACAGTCTTTTTTGACCTTGCTACAGCCGTGATAGCGGGTGTCATCATCTCGGCTCTTGTATTTGCATGGAAACATGCACGTATCTACGCGAAAGTAAGTTTTACAGATGACGGGACAAAGATATATGAACTTGACGGTCCTCTTTTCTTTGGTTCATCTACTTCGTTTATGGATATCTTCGATGTTGAGAATGACAGTGAGAGAGTTATACTGGAGTTTAAAAATGCACGTGTTATGGACTCATCAGGCGTCGAGGCTATAAACGTTATAACGAAGAAGTATGAAGATACCGGCAAAACACTTATGCTCCGTCATCTCAGCCGCGACTGTAAAGAGTTACTTATAAAAGCGGGAAGACACTGCACATTCGTCGAAGCCAATGACGACCCGACTTACAAAGTCGCATACAACTACTAA
- a CDS encoding type II secretion system F family protein produces the protein MNYFTATVLSKGKKEDYGFYAESKKEAHYLAKIKFSGIIIKVVESKPPLEEQLKQFKASLTKNMKRRKVKPDALIASTRQLAVMTNAGISIHDSIKEIARSTNDDNLRDIFLSIADDINSGHSLSHAVGNYRYELGNLMLAMIELGEKTGNVAEALYSLSDMLEEIRANVIKFKKAMAYPRNVMIAMAIAFTVLISYVVPQFKAIFEELHANLPLPTIILLKLEYLFNNFGPYILAALFVSYVVFRYLVNNYRNVRYGFHKFLLRVYLIKNVIKFATLSRFTLVFAELVRAGIPIAEALDTAIAMIDNLPLKEKLSTVRATVEKGGTLNNGLKETGLFENMIIQMIAAGESSGQLDAMMQKVAEYYKMRFDAIIDGLSEAIEPIMLLIIACMVILLALGIFLPMWDMGNAVQGRRT, from the coding sequence ATGAATTATTTTACTGCAACTGTTCTTTCAAAAGGAAAGAAAGAGGATTACGGATTTTATGCTGAGAGTAAAAAAGAAGCTCATTATCTTGCAAAGATTAAATTTTCAGGAATTATAATCAAAGTTGTAGAGTCAAAACCTCCTTTAGAGGAACAGCTCAAACAGTTTAAAGCAAGTTTAACAAAAAATATGAAAAGAAGAAAAGTCAAGCCCGATGCATTGATCGCATCGACGAGACAGTTAGCCGTTATGACAAATGCCGGTATCTCGATCCATGACTCTATTAAAGAGATCGCCCGTTCTACAAATGACGATAATTTAAGAGATATTTTTCTCTCAATAGCAGATGATATCAACTCAGGGCACAGTCTATCTCACGCTGTAGGTAATTATAGATATGAACTTGGTAATCTTATGTTAGCTATGATAGAACTAGGAGAAAAAACGGGTAATGTTGCAGAAGCACTCTACTCTCTTTCGGATATGCTCGAAGAAATAAGAGCCAATGTTATTAAATTTAAGAAAGCGATGGCTTATCCAAGAAATGTTATGATCGCTATGGCTATAGCATTTACAGTGCTAATATCATATGTCGTACCTCAGTTTAAAGCGATCTTTGAAGAGCTGCATGCAAATCTACCACTCCCGACGATAATCCTTTTAAAACTTGAATATCTATTCAACAACTTCGGTCCGTATATCTTGGCAGCATTATTTGTTTCCTATGTTGTTTTTAGATATCTTGTTAATAACTATCGAAATGTCAGGTACGGTTTTCATAAATTTTTATTAAGAGTCTATCTTATAAAAAATGTTATTAAATTTGCTACTCTTAGTAGATTTACACTTGTCTTTGCAGAACTAGTACGTGCAGGTATCCCAATAGCAGAAGCGCTTGATACAGCAATTGCAATGATAGATAACCTTCCTTTAAAAGAGAAACTTTCAACAGTGAGAGCTACCGTTGAAAAAGGGGGTACCCTTAATAACGGACTCAAAGAAACCGGACTTTTTGAAAATATGATCATCCAAATGATAGCAGCAGGTGAGTCAAGCGGACAGCTTGATGCGATGATGCAAAAAGTAGCAGAATACTATAAAATGCGTTTTGATGCGATTATTGATGGTCTATCTGAAGCCATCGAACCTATTATGCTTCTTATAATTGCTTGTATGGTCATACTTTTAGCACTCGGTATATTCTTGCCTATGTGGGATATGGGGAACGCAGTTCAAGGAAGAAGAACGTAA
- a CDS encoding ATP-dependent helicase, with translation MPLSRLNEQQLSAATAPSGRNLIIASAGTGKTSTIVGRIGHLLNNGVKPNEILLLTFTNKAAAEMVERVAQYFGADIATKIDAGTFHAVSYRWLKKEDKKVVLKQQRELKTLFRSVHDKRSFMHISAEVTPYGGNYLYDLYSFYQNTEMNLDFEAWIKENQGEHETFAMIYADIVDEFEALKTQYGFLNFNDLLIKMRELCQTKELGYKEVLIDEYQDTNALQGTLIDAMKPESLFCVGDYDQSIYAFNGADISIIGTFAKKFSDANIFTLNKNYRSTIPILSLANKVISYNERIYEKALEFTRTDANAQPPKLIAYDELFDQYHNIAASIRDSMTARDEIAVIFRNNSSADGIEVALKELGIACRRKGGTSFFDSKEIKVLLDLYTLLINESDMMAFIHLFEYAKGVGTSMAKEIYTALKTLGNGSIFYGLYAPDSSISNPFEKRTLNHQLGLFDDFLELGAIGRFAKLGFEDKFLKNVVLKHPKLTKDGAIFLHLFYQLFRDLKGIKQPRTIVKKMAASELYKNIVNHLAQKRAQQKDGSIDEKQEQEAKSRITRKAILLEELSKPYKEHERFLNAMILGSQDLTQGEGVHLLSIHASKGLEYKEVYVIDLMDGRFPNRKLMSRGGSIDEERRLFYVAVTRAKDILYLSYAKYDKIKKIDFVASQFLYEAGLIEMDENYKKLVKKASKDEEE, from the coding sequence TTGCCTCTATCACGTCTAAATGAACAGCAACTTTCAGCAGCAACTGCACCTTCCGGCCGCAACCTTATCATCGCTTCTGCAGGTACCGGTAAGACATCAACTATCGTCGGGCGTATCGGACATCTTCTCAATAACGGCGTAAAACCAAACGAGATACTTTTACTTACATTTACAAATAAAGCTGCCGCAGAGATGGTAGAGCGTGTCGCTCAATATTTTGGTGCGGACATAGCAACTAAGATAGATGCCGGGACTTTTCATGCCGTAAGTTACAGATGGTTGAAAAAAGAGGATAAAAAAGTCGTTTTAAAACAGCAGCGTGAACTGAAAACTTTATTTCGAAGTGTGCATGACAAACGCAGTTTTATGCATATATCTGCAGAAGTCACTCCGTACGGCGGGAACTACCTTTATGATCTCTACTCATTCTATCAAAATACGGAGATGAACCTTGATTTTGAGGCTTGGATAAAAGAAAATCAGGGTGAACATGAAACTTTTGCGATGATATATGCAGATATCGTAGATGAGTTTGAAGCGTTAAAAACACAATACGGTTTTTTAAACTTTAACGACCTGCTTATTAAGATGCGTGAACTATGCCAGACAAAAGAGCTTGGATATAAAGAGGTACTTATAGACGAGTATCAAGATACCAATGCACTTCAAGGTACCCTTATCGATGCTATGAAACCGGAGTCCCTCTTTTGTGTCGGCGATTATGACCAAAGCATCTATGCCTTTAACGGTGCAGATATCTCCATCATAGGGACTTTTGCTAAAAAGTTCAGTGATGCAAATATATTTACACTCAATAAAAACTACCGCTCGACTATTCCGATCCTATCTTTAGCAAATAAAGTGATCTCCTACAATGAACGTATATATGAAAAAGCTCTGGAGTTTACAAGGACAGATGCAAATGCCCAACCTCCAAAACTCATAGCATATGATGAGCTTTTTGACCAGTATCATAATATCGCAGCTTCCATAAGAGACTCGATGACTGCACGTGACGAGATTGCCGTTATCTTTAGAAATAACTCTTCGGCTGACGGCATTGAAGTAGCATTAAAAGAACTCGGTATCGCCTGTAGAAGAAAAGGTGGCACCAGCTTTTTTGACTCAAAAGAGATAAAAGTTCTGCTTGACCTTTACACACTTCTTATTAACGAGTCGGATATGATGGCTTTTATACACCTTTTTGAGTATGCAAAGGGTGTCGGGACATCGATGGCAAAGGAGATATATACGGCACTTAAAACACTTGGTAACGGTTCGATCTTTTACGGTCTTTATGCACCGGACAGCTCTATATCAAATCCGTTTGAGAAAAGGACACTTAATCATCAGCTCGGACTTTTTGACGACTTCTTAGAACTCGGTGCAATAGGGCGTTTTGCAAAGCTCGGTTTTGAGGATAAATTTTTAAAAAATGTAGTTTTAAAACACCCGAAACTGACAAAAGACGGAGCGATATTCCTGCACCTTTTCTATCAGCTGTTCCGTGACTTAAAAGGGATAAAACAGCCTCGTACCATAGTAAAAAAGATGGCTGCTTCAGAGTTGTATAAAAATATCGTAAATCATCTGGCTCAAAAAAGAGCACAGCAAAAAGACGGCTCTATAGATGAGAAACAGGAGCAGGAAGCAAAGTCAAGAATAACAAGAAAAGCGATTCTTCTAGAAGAGCTGTCAAAGCCTTATAAAGAGCATGAACGTTTTTTAAATGCCATGATCCTCGGTTCTCAAGATCTTACGCAAGGTGAGGGTGTACATCTTCTTAGTATCCATGCATCCAAAGGTCTGGAATATAAAGAAGTATATGTCATAGATCTGATGGACGGAAGATTTCCAAACAGAAAGTTGATGTCAAGAGGCGGTAGTATCGATGAAGAGAGACGGCTTTTTTATGTGGCAGTGACACGTGCAAAAGATATTCTTTATCTCAGCTATGCAAAATATGACAAGATCAAAAAGATAGATTTTGTAGCTTCACAGTTTTTGTATGAAGCGGGACTGATTGAGATGGATGAAAATTATAAGAAGTTAGTCAAAAAAGCTTCGAAGGATGAAGAGGAATAG
- the fliW gene encoding flagellar assembly protein FliW: MTYEVKTEILGFENISSMEFTEVDDLFATIKSNQNDSISFTLVNPYMLREYSFDLPSSAKVLLGIDATSNVLVYNIMVVQNPLNESRVNFLAPIIFNKDKGLMGQIALRATDYPDFGLAEQLKNFTLAA; this comes from the coding sequence ATGACTTACGAAGTAAAAACAGAGATACTGGGTTTTGAGAATATTAGCAGCATGGAGTTTACTGAAGTAGATGATCTTTTTGCAACTATAAAAAGTAATCAAAATGATTCGATCTCTTTTACATTGGTCAATCCGTACATGTTAAGAGAGTATTCATTTGACCTGCCAAGTTCGGCTAAAGTTCTTCTTGGTATAGATGCGACTTCAAATGTTTTAGTGTATAACATCATGGTCGTTCAAAATCCTCTTAATGAGTCAAGAGTTAACTTTCTAGCACCTATTATCTTCAATAAAGATAAGGGGCTAATGGGGCAGATCGCTCTTCGTGCAACTGACTATCCGGATTTTGGATTAGCAGAGCAGTTAAAAAATTTTACATTAGCGGCATAA
- a CDS encoding valine--tRNA ligase, protein MSTNSYEPSKVEDRFYKLWETRGYFEIDGNKAIQKDDKKFAIMMPPPNVTGSLHIGHALTFTLQDIITRYKRMDGYKTLWQPGTDHAGIATQNVVEKQIMAEGKTKEELGREEFLKRAWAWKEQSGNTMVSQLRKLGVSPAWKRERFTMDDGLKKAVREAFVHLYNEGLIIRGNYMVNWCTHDGALSDIEVEYEEHQGNFYHMKYPFADGSGEIIVATTRPETYFGDTAVMVHPEDERYKDLIGKKVKLPLTDREIPIIADSYVDMEFGTGMVKVTPAHDPNDYEVGKRHDLEFITVFDESGILNDFAGEFKGLERLAAREVIVKRLDEEGFMEKVEEHTHQVGHCYRCKNVVEPYISKQWFIRNEIAKKSIEKTNEGQAKFFPPHWINSYNSWMGELRDWCISRQLWWGHQIPVFYCSSCNHEWASMDETPHECPKCASKEFTQDPDVLDTWFSSALWPFSTLGWGNGDSEMDRLFETDDLKEFYPNSLLITGFDILFFWVARMMMMGETFMGKLPFEHIYLHALVRDENGDKMSKSKGNVIDPLDTINDYSADILRFTLAISAAQGRDIRMSNDKLEQTRNFTNKLYNASKYLQMNAETFPDLGGFCLDTELGKYMVSRLNVATKEVRAYLDEYRFNDAATVMYRFLWNEFCDWGIELSKADKGSIIELGAIFKEAMKLLHPFMPFITEYLYQELSGKELEDTDSIMITSFPTKTRRREDEEAKFESIMDAIVSIRRAKVLVDMANQKIVKAYVKIDGATAEAKEMMKPYIAKLAKVEEIEFCDAKIADAVSDIGEKCEVFIPTASIDLAPIISRLEKQSEKLEKEIGKLAGMLNNERFVANAPEDVLAKNREALADAQSKQEKVQEQLNSLTK, encoded by the coding sequence ATGTCCACAAACAGCTATGAACCAAGTAAAGTAGAAGACAGATTTTATAAACTTTGGGAGACAAGAGGCTATTTTGAGATCGACGGAAACAAAGCGATCCAAAAAGATGATAAAAAATTCGCGATCATGATGCCTCCTCCGAATGTCACTGGAAGTCTTCACATAGGTCACGCTCTTACATTCACACTCCAAGATATCATCACTAGATATAAAAGAATGGACGGATATAAAACTCTTTGGCAGCCGGGAACCGACCACGCGGGGATCGCTACTCAAAACGTTGTTGAGAAGCAGATTATGGCTGAGGGTAAGACAAAAGAGGAACTCGGACGCGAAGAGTTTCTAAAACGTGCTTGGGCATGGAAAGAGCAAAGTGGAAATACTATGGTCTCTCAGCTTCGCAAACTCGGCGTTAGTCCTGCTTGGAAACGTGAGAGATTCACTATGGACGACGGACTTAAAAAAGCGGTCCGTGAAGCATTCGTTCACCTATATAATGAAGGTCTTATCATCCGTGGGAACTACATGGTCAACTGGTGTACACATGACGGTGCACTTAGTGATATCGAAGTAGAATACGAAGAACATCAAGGAAATTTCTACCATATGAAGTATCCGTTTGCAGACGGCAGCGGAGAGATCATCGTAGCAACTACCAGACCTGAGACATACTTCGGGGACACGGCTGTTATGGTTCACCCTGAAGATGAAAGATACAAAGACCTCATCGGCAAAAAAGTCAAACTGCCTTTAACTGACAGAGAGATCCCTATCATCGCTGACAGCTACGTCGATATGGAGTTTGGAACAGGTATGGTTAAAGTAACACCTGCGCACGATCCAAACGACTACGAAGTAGGAAAACGCCATGACTTAGAGTTTATCACGGTATTTGACGAAAGCGGTATCCTGAATGACTTTGCAGGCGAGTTTAAAGGCTTAGAGCGTCTTGCAGCGCGCGAAGTGATCGTAAAGCGTCTTGATGAAGAGGGCTTTATGGAAAAAGTCGAAGAACATACGCATCAAGTAGGTCACTGTTACCGTTGTAAAAACGTAGTCGAACCGTATATCTCAAAACAGTGGTTCATCAGAAATGAGATAGCAAAAAAATCGATTGAGAAGACAAATGAGGGTCAGGCGAAGTTCTTCCCTCCGCATTGGATCAACAGCTACAACTCATGGATGGGTGAACTACGTGACTGGTGTATCTCTCGTCAGCTTTGGTGGGGACATCAGATACCGGTATTTTACTGTTCTTCATGTAACCACGAATGGGCAAGCATGGATGAAACTCCTCATGAGTGTCCAAAATGTGCTTCAAAAGAGTTTACACAAGACCCTGACGTCCTAGATACATGGTTCTCATCTGCTCTTTGGCCGTTCTCGACTCTTGGATGGGGTAACGGCGACAGCGAAATGGATAGACTTTTTGAGACTGACGATTTAAAAGAGTTCTACCCGAACTCTCTACTTATCACGGGCTTTGACATCCTTTTCTTCTGGGTTGCTAGAATGATGATGATGGGTGAGACTTTTATGGGCAAACTTCCATTTGAACATATCTATCTACACGCTCTTGTACGTGATGAGAACGGCGATAAGATGAGTAAGTCAAAAGGCAACGTTATCGATCCTCTTGACACTATCAACGACTATAGTGCGGACATCCTGCGTTTTACTCTGGCGATCAGTGCGGCTCAAGGGCGTGACATTCGTATGAGTAACGATAAGCTTGAGCAGACTCGTAACTTTACGAACAAACTTTACAATGCAAGTAAATACCTACAGATGAACGCTGAGACTTTCCCTGATCTTGGCGGATTCTGTCTGGATACAGAGCTTGGAAAGTACATGGTCTCACGTTTGAACGTCGCGACAAAAGAGGTCCGCGCTTACCTAGACGAGTACAGGTTCAACGATGCTGCTACTGTTATGTACCGCTTCTTATGGAATGAATTCTGTGACTGGGGTATCGAGCTTTCTAAAGCAGACAAAGGTTCTATCATCGAGCTTGGAGCTATCTTTAAAGAAGCTATGAAACTGCTTCATCCCTTCATGCCGTTTATCACAGAGTATCTGTATCAGGAACTTTCAGGCAAAGAGCTTGAAGACACAGACTCTATCATGATCACAAGTTTTCCTACTAAGACAAGAAGACGTGAAGATGAGGAAGCGAAGTTTGAGAGTATCATGGATGCTATCGTATCTATCAGACGTGCAAAAGTCCTAGTGGATATGGCAAATCAGAAGATCGTAAAAGCATATGTGAAGATCGACGGTGCGACTGCCGAAGCTAAAGAGATGATGAAACCGTACATCGCAAAACTTGCAAAAGTCGAAGAGATAGAGTTCTGTGACGCTAAGATCGCTGATGCTGTCAGCGACATCGGCGAAAAGTGTGAAGTGTTCATTCCGACAGCTTCTATCGATCTTGCTCCTATCATCTCTCGTTTAGAAAAACAGAGCGAAAAACTTGAAAAAGAGATAGGTAAACTTGCAGGTATGCTTAACAATGAAAGATTCGTTGCAAACGCTCCTGAAGACGTCCTTGCTAAAAACCGCGAAGCACTAGCCGATGCGCAGAGCAAACAGGAAAAAGTACAAGAGCAGCTAAACTCACTTACAAAATAA
- a CDS encoding GspE/PulE family protein codes for MDRITLDLLQHNHITQRQIDRLVSHGVHEDTVLYTLIKVGAVSANFVKRFIVEQIKNGKYDIDILKNYQFIKESDVLQALAEALHLSFVDLDSIDMDYKLAERVPLNQLKKYNLLPISQDDLNMIVVFADPFNIEAQEAIQRIFPRKPIKVSIATNKQIQEYLFKIALKDSVKELVTNIRTELNTIGSIEEQQEASSILQLIDVILNACIKSRASDIHIEPTEKNCVVRTRIDGKLSEIFIFDKDIYPPLASRLKLLANLDIAEKRKPQDGRFSATLSDREFDFRISTLPILYGESIVMRILDKTKALVKLEDAGMDMASYNKLLKGLGSPFGIILVTGPTGSGKTTTLYGALNELRNVEDKVITVEDPVEYRMNLIQQVQVNASVGLSFADALRSILRQDPDKIMIGEIRDQETLEIAIKAALTGHLVISTLHTNDSISAIPRMIDMGIEPYLISGALVTVQAQRLVRKICPNCKTPDHIPESSLEPYRYMIPKDTVFYKGEGCNECNSTGYMGREMICEVLPISEKLSSMIAKNSSKEDLHKQATEEGFVGMFENGMQKAINGVTTFEEILRVAKV; via the coding sequence ATGGATAGAATCACTTTAGATTTATTACAGCATAATCATATTACCCAGCGCCAGATAGATAGACTTGTATCTCATGGAGTACATGAAGACACTGTTTTATATACACTCATAAAAGTTGGTGCTGTCTCAGCAAATTTTGTAAAAAGATTTATTGTCGAGCAGATTAAAAATGGTAAATATGATATAGATATATTAAAAAACTATCAATTTATTAAAGAATCGGATGTTCTTCAAGCACTTGCTGAAGCCTTACATCTAAGTTTTGTTGATCTGGATTCAATCGATATGGATTATAAACTTGCAGAGCGTGTTCCGTTAAATCAACTAAAAAAATATAATCTTCTTCCGATATCGCAAGATGATCTTAATATGATCGTCGTATTTGCAGACCCGTTTAATATAGAAGCACAAGAAGCGATTCAAAGGATTTTCCCTAGAAAACCCATTAAAGTTTCGATCGCTACCAATAAACAGATACAGGAATATCTCTTTAAAATTGCACTAAAAGATAGTGTCAAAGAGCTTGTTACAAACATCAGAACCGAACTAAATACGATAGGAAGTATAGAAGAGCAGCAGGAAGCTTCATCAATTCTTCAGCTTATTGATGTAATACTAAATGCGTGTATAAAAAGTAGAGCGAGTGATATTCATATCGAACCTACGGAAAAAAACTGTGTTGTCCGTACTCGTATCGATGGTAAACTCAGTGAGATATTTATCTTTGATAAAGATATATATCCACCGCTTGCATCAAGACTGAAGCTTTTGGCAAATTTGGATATCGCAGAAAAAAGAAAACCTCAAGATGGACGTTTCTCAGCGACACTTAGTGACAGAGAGTTTGACTTTCGTATCTCAACCCTGCCTATACTCTATGGTGAATCTATCGTTATGCGTATTCTGGATAAGACAAAAGCCCTTGTAAAACTTGAAGATGCCGGTATGGATATGGCGAGTTATAACAAATTGTTAAAGGGTCTAGGTTCACCGTTTGGGATTATCTTAGTCACAGGGCCTACCGGTTCTGGTAAGACGACTACGCTTTACGGAGCACTCAATGAACTTAGAAATGTAGAGGATAAGGTCATTACCGTTGAAGACCCCGTTGAGTATAGAATGAACCTTATTCAGCAAGTTCAAGTAAATGCGAGTGTCGGTCTGAGTTTTGCCGATGCATTACGTTCTATACTTCGTCAGGATCCGGACAAAATAATGATCGGGGAGATTCGTGACCAGGAAACACTTGAAATCGCTATTAAAGCAGCACTAACGGGTCACTTAGTGATTTCTACACTTCATACGAATGATTCGATCAGTGCTATCCCTCGTATGATAGATATGGGAATCGAGCCATACCTGATCAGTGGAGCCCTAGTCACGGTTCAAGCACAGAGACTTGTAAGAAAGATCTGTCCTAACTGTAAGACTCCTGACCATATTCCAGAGTCTTCACTGGAACCGTATAGATATATGATTCCAAAAGACACCGTCTTCTATAAAGGTGAAGGGTGTAACGAATGTAATTCTACCGGTTATATGGGGCGTGAGATGATATGTGAGGTACTTCCTATATCTGAAAAGCTATCTAGTATGATTGCAAAAAATTCATCTAAAGAGGATCTACATAAACAGGCAACTGAAGAGGGTTTTGTTGGTATGTTTGAAAACGGCATGCAAAAAGCGATAAATGGAGTAACAACATTTGAAGAGATATTAAGGGTGGCAAAAGTATGA
- a CDS encoding ATP-binding protein, translating into MVFLDTVDAKNYVHIDRSSSIYQSLKETVQKPLKMILLYGKPGTGKSMLLTKLYSDMSKHQSVHLYSTPLIDESEFFKSLASDLFDVKYNGELNLTQFLKIAKNYESSHVPLILLDEAQLYPSELMEKIRLLSDSRIVKFVIVLHKTEKEDIIAKEHFQTRIWESIELSNATSSELKIYIQKKLMKANCFDIANMFTDKSATKIYKITNGNYRDTNKLVHSLFEIYEWYDNNQPYKLNTNFVSNKIIEMAAISTGLINA; encoded by the coding sequence ATGGTTTTTCTTGATACGGTAGATGCAAAAAACTATGTTCATATAGATCGTAGTTCCAGCATTTATCAGTCCTTAAAAGAGACCGTACAAAAACCATTGAAGATGATACTTCTATATGGAAAGCCGGGTACAGGTAAGAGTATGCTACTTACAAAACTGTATAGTGACATGTCAAAGCATCAAAGTGTTCACTTATATAGTACTCCACTGATAGATGAGAGTGAATTTTTTAAATCTTTAGCTTCTGATCTATTTGACGTGAAATATAACGGAGAGTTAAATTTAACTCAATTCTTAAAAATTGCCAAGAACTATGAATCATCTCATGTACCGCTTATTTTACTAGACGAAGCCCAGCTTTACCCTTCTGAATTGATGGAAAAGATAAGACTTCTCTCTGACTCTAGAATAGTTAAGTTTGTCATAGTACTCCATAAAACAGAAAAAGAGGACATTATTGCCAAAGAGCATTTTCAGACAAGGATCTGGGAAAGTATAGAACTAAGTAATGCGACAAGTAGTGAATTAAAGATATACATTCAAAAGAAACTTATGAAGGCGAATTGCTTTGATATAGCTAATATGTTTACTGATAAATCAGCAACTAAAATATATAAAATAACGAATGGAAACTATAGAGATACAAATAAACTTGTACACTCTCTTTTTGAGATCTATGAGTGGTACGACAATAATCAGCCATATAAATTAAACACAAACTTTGTGTCAAATAAGATCATAGAGATGGCCGCGATTTCAACAGGACTTATTAATGCTTAA